Proteins encoded in a region of the Zea mays cultivar B73 chromosome 4, Zm-B73-REFERENCE-NAM-5.0, whole genome shotgun sequence genome:
- the LOC100276751 gene encoding uncharacterized protein LOC100276751, which yields MKLLAYRSGGYMLTTFACKIHGAMRLIYMLYGHVKLLKKLWRVIGCAVLNSTRKTSKHVLHYELMVPKKCLCQAVRKSTIDIILSCLISLSIDIILCYLVKLETMTLSFV from the coding sequence ATGAAATTATTAGCTTACAGGTCAGGAGGGTATATGCTGACAACTTTTGCATGTAAAATACACGGTGCGATGCGACTGATTTATATGTTGTATGGACATGTAAAGCTACTAAAAAAGTTGTGGAGAGTTATTGGTTGTGCCGTACTGAACAGCACAAGAAAAACTTCTAAACATGTTCTTCATTACGAACTTATGGTACCTAAGAAATGCCTATGTCAAGCTGTCAGGAAAAGTACCATAGATATTATACTTTCTTGCCTTATCAGCCTTAGCATAGATATTATACTTTGTTACCTTGTCAAGCTTGAGACGATGACATTATCTTTTGTATAG